One window of Deltaproteobacteria bacterium genomic DNA carries:
- a CDS encoding 3-hydroxyacyl-CoA dehydrogenase: protein MELQNQIALVTGGASGLGLGCVKTLLKAGSKVLILDVGEDQGLKAQKEFGENCLFIKTDVTNAEQVQAALDTVQKKWGVLHIAINCAGIAFAIKTLSKKGPSDLESFIKTLQVNLVGTFNVTRLAANLMQNNTPNTHGERGVIINTASIAAFDGQVGQAAYSASKGGIVGMTLPIARDLAPYGIRVNTIAPGLFDTPLLQKLPEPARTALAQQIPFPKRFGDPLEFAALAKLIIENPMLNGETIRLDGALRMGMN from the coding sequence ATGGAACTTCAAAACCAAATTGCTTTAGTCACCGGCGGTGCATCGGGGTTGGGATTAGGTTGTGTCAAAACATTGCTTAAAGCGGGGAGTAAGGTGTTAATCCTCGATGTGGGGGAAGATCAAGGGCTTAAGGCACAAAAAGAGTTTGGCGAAAATTGCCTCTTTATTAAAACCGATGTGACTAATGCCGAACAAGTGCAAGCGGCCCTCGATACGGTTCAAAAAAAATGGGGTGTTTTGCATATTGCGATTAATTGTGCGGGCATTGCCTTTGCCATTAAGACCCTTTCGAAAAAAGGCCCTAGCGACCTTGAATCGTTTATTAAAACACTCCAAGTTAATTTGGTAGGCACCTTTAACGTTACGCGATTGGCTGCCAATCTTATGCAAAACAATACTCCCAACACCCATGGAGAACGGGGGGTGATTATTAATACTGCCAGCATCGCCGCTTTTGATGGGCAAGTTGGCCAAGCCGCTTACAGCGCTAGCAAAGGTGGCATTGTAGGGATGACTTTACCCATTGCCCGTGACCTGGCACCTTATGGAATCCGTGTGAATACGATTGCACCGGGACTGTTTGATACTCCCCTCTTACAAAAACTCCCTGAGCCGGCCCGCACCGCCCTTGCCCAACAAATCCCCTTTCCTAAACGTTTTGGCGACCCGCTCGAATTTGCTGCGTTGGCCAAGCTTATCATCGAAAATCCAATGTTAAACGGAGAAACGATTCGATTAGATGGCGCTTTGCGGATGGGGATGAATTAG
- a CDS encoding BrnT family toxin, with amino-acid sequence MAQWKFVEWLLIWLLETPHFEFEWDHGNNTKNAAKHGISIAETEEVFKSGSALPLGIQVHPPVDEQRLGVVGPTFAGRLLQVVMVLREGRVRVISARPAHRKERKQYEEILRKISKGV; translated from the coding sequence ATGGCTCAGTGGAAATTTGTAGAATGGTTACTCATTTGGTTACTTGAGACACCGCATTTCGAATTTGAATGGGACCATGGAAATAACACTAAGAACGCAGCCAAGCATGGTATCTCGATCGCTGAAACTGAGGAGGTCTTTAAATCTGGCTCTGCTTTGCCACTAGGCATTCAAGTTCATCCACCGGTGGATGAACAACGGTTGGGAGTAGTTGGACCGACTTTTGCCGGTCGTTTACTTCAAGTCGTCATGGTTTTAAGAGAGGGACGTGTTCGAGTGATCAGTGCTAGGCCAGCTCACCGCAAAGAAAGGAAGCAGTATGAAGAAATCTTACGCAAAATCTCTAAAGGAGTATAA
- a CDS encoding integration host factor subunit beta — protein sequence MSLNKSQIIDILSERSKIPRKRAEDVVDLIFDSLSDALASNERIEIRGFGSFVCREYGSYKGRNPRTGESIDVKPKRLPFFKVGKELREKVDGEEEVV from the coding sequence ATGAGTCTCAATAAATCTCAAATCATTGATATCCTTAGTGAACGTTCTAAAATTCCACGCAAACGTGCCGAAGATGTAGTTGATTTGATCTTTGATTCGTTAAGCGATGCTCTGGCTAGTAATGAACGCATCGAGATTCGTGGTTTTGGCAGTTTTGTTTGCCGAGAATATGGTTCTTATAAAGGCCGCAACCCGCGAACCGGCGAATCGATCGATGTTAAACCCAAACGGCTGCCTTTTTTCAAGGTAGGTAAAGAGCTCAGGGAAAAAGTGGATGGTGAAGAAGAAGTGGTATAA
- the dprA gene encoding DNA-protecting protein DprA — translation MAHPLKKILVVTPGHSHYPARLLPLSGHPKNLYLLGDLQLLQGRPMIAVVGTRRASHYAVSITRRLIQQMKPWHPTIVSGMAMGIDAVAQQAALDHGLKTIGVLGCPVDVVYPQQNEALYTRVKREGLLVSEFAPGSPIYASHFPARNRIIAGLSDAVIVVEAPEKSGALITAGFAADYDRAVFVVPGPISMQKNLGGHRLIEDGAHLLYDVEEMFKILKFEKTFAHPRHPGIVIPAKAGTHDIGAISRVLTFLTAEPIHIDKIITMSHEPPNRVMALLSEATLAGMVEELPGKFFVRTNVILRAGGGAIL, via the coding sequence ATGGCCCATCCCCTCAAGAAAATTCTAGTGGTGACGCCGGGGCATTCTCATTACCCGGCTAGGTTACTACCCTTATCCGGTCATCCCAAAAATTTATATCTGTTAGGTGATCTGCAACTTTTGCAAGGTCGACCCATGATTGCAGTCGTGGGTACGCGCCGCGCTAGCCATTATGCAGTCTCGATCACCCGTCGTTTGATTCAACAAATGAAACCTTGGCATCCGACCATTGTCAGTGGCATGGCCATGGGAATCGATGCTGTTGCCCAGCAAGCTGCGTTAGACCATGGATTGAAAACCATTGGGGTGTTGGGGTGCCCGGTGGATGTTGTTTATCCCCAACAAAATGAAGCTTTGTATACACGAGTGAAACGTGAGGGGTTGCTAGTATCCGAATTTGCTCCAGGTAGTCCGATTTACGCCAGTCATTTCCCAGCACGCAATCGGATTATTGCAGGGCTCAGCGATGCAGTTATTGTAGTTGAAGCACCCGAAAAAAGTGGGGCCCTGATTACGGCAGGCTTTGCAGCCGATTATGATCGCGCGGTTTTTGTAGTGCCAGGTCCTATTAGCATGCAAAAAAATTTAGGCGGGCATCGGTTGATTGAAGATGGGGCGCACCTTTTATATGATGTTGAAGAAATGTTTAAAATTTTGAAATTCGAAAAAACTTTTGCCCACCCACGTCATCCCGGCATTGTCATCCCTGCGAAGGCAGGGACCCATGATATCGGAGCCATCTCCCGTGTCTTAACTTTCTTAACTGCCGAACCTATTCATATTGACAAAATAATCACAATGAGTCATGAGCCGCCGAATCGTGTTATGGCTCTATTAAGCGAAGCGACCCTAGCTGGCATGGTTGAAGAGTTGCCAGGTAAATTTTTTGTAAGGACAAATGTCATCCTCCGCGCAGGCGGGGGAGCCATATTATGA
- the topA gene encoding type I DNA topoisomerase, with the protein MTKALVIVESPAKAKSIGKYLGRNYVVKASVGHVLDLPPTKLGVEVEKDFQPTYVIIKGKKPIIEEIKKLAKSSDSVYLATDPDREGEAIAYHLAQSIKSAKVPVHRVLFNEITKKTVLDSIAHPKQIDENLFNAQQARRILDRLVGYKISPLLWEKVQRGLSAGRVQSVALRIVCERETEVQSFKAEEYWSLHALLEGSIPPAFQAKLIKINQKEAKLATGPEVEDLKSKISQQNFVLKQIVKKERRRNPAPPFITSTLQQEAARKLGYSAKRTMQLAQMLYEGVELEDGEVAGLITYMRTDSTRIGAEALQSIAGYIVKQYGKEFLPETARIYKTKKAIQDAHECIRPTSMDLPPERVKALLKKDLFRLYELIWKRTVACQMAAAIYDQTTFDIEAGPYAFRATGSILKFSGFIEIYLEGRDEANAEDEDEEGKRLPDLKEGEQLKLNDLTGEQHFTQPPPCFTEASLVKTLEELGIGRPSTYAAILSTLVDKKYCEKLENKFHPTQLGKIVNELLVGSFPEILDVKFTAQMEDKLDEIEEGKRQWVATLHEFYQPFAKTLSLAKTNMKNIKKQEIATEYSCEKCGKPMVVKWGRHGEFLACVGYPDCKSTKEIKRKDDGGIAVQATPTTDEVCEKCGSPMVVKRGRFGQFLACSKYPDCKSTKAISMGVACPDCGKPLSERRTKRGKPFYGCTGYPNCKFALWDKPVKDKPCPQCQAPFLLAKFSKRDGQKFVCYKKECGYEEKQNS; encoded by the coding sequence ATGACCAAAGCATTAGTCATTGTTGAATCGCCTGCCAAGGCCAAAAGTATTGGCAAATATTTAGGGCGAAATTATGTAGTCAAGGCCTCAGTGGGGCACGTGCTGGATTTGCCGCCCACCAAGCTTGGGGTAGAGGTTGAAAAAGATTTTCAACCAACCTATGTGATCATTAAAGGCAAAAAACCCATTATCGAAGAAATCAAAAAATTAGCGAAGAGCAGCGATTCGGTTTATTTGGCAACCGACCCTGACCGAGAAGGGGAGGCCATTGCCTATCACCTTGCCCAAAGTATTAAATCGGCTAAAGTCCCCGTGCATCGGGTGTTGTTTAACGAAATTACTAAAAAAACGGTTTTAGATTCTATTGCCCATCCCAAGCAAATCGATGAAAATCTTTTTAATGCCCAACAAGCGCGGCGCATTTTAGACAGATTGGTGGGTTATAAAATTAGCCCCTTGTTGTGGGAAAAGGTGCAGCGAGGTTTATCGGCCGGGCGGGTGCAATCGGTGGCGTTGCGGATTGTGTGCGAACGCGAAACCGAAGTGCAAAGTTTTAAGGCTGAAGAATATTGGTCGTTGCATGCCCTATTAGAAGGTTCCATTCCTCCAGCCTTTCAAGCCAAACTGATTAAAATTAACCAAAAAGAGGCTAAGCTTGCAACTGGGCCAGAAGTTGAAGACTTAAAATCAAAAATCAGCCAACAAAATTTTGTTTTAAAACAAATTGTCAAAAAAGAACGGCGCCGCAACCCGGCCCCACCTTTTATCACCAGTACCTTGCAACAAGAGGCCGCCCGTAAATTGGGCTATTCAGCCAAACGCACCATGCAGTTGGCACAAATGCTCTACGAGGGGGTGGAGCTAGAAGACGGCGAAGTGGCAGGGCTGATCACTTATATGCGTACCGATTCAACGCGGATCGGGGCCGAGGCCTTGCAGAGTATAGCTGGTTATATTGTTAAGCAATACGGCAAAGAATTTCTCCCTGAGACTGCAAGAATTTATAAAACCAAAAAAGCTATTCAAGATGCCCACGAGTGCATTCGCCCCACCTCCATGGATTTGCCACCCGAACGGGTAAAGGCCTTATTAAAAAAAGATTTGTTTCGTTTGTATGAATTAATTTGGAAACGCACGGTGGCCTGCCAAATGGCCGCCGCAATTTACGATCAAACCACTTTTGATATTGAAGCCGGGCCTTATGCCTTTCGTGCCACGGGGTCTATTTTAAAATTTTCTGGGTTTATTGAAATTTATTTAGAAGGTCGTGACGAGGCCAACGCAGAAGACGAAGATGAAGAAGGCAAACGCCTGCCTGATTTAAAAGAAGGCGAGCAGTTAAAATTAAATGATTTGACCGGCGAGCAACATTTTACCCAACCCCCACCGTGCTTCACCGAGGCAAGTTTGGTAAAAACCTTAGAAGAATTAGGCATTGGCCGGCCTTCTACTTATGCGGCGATTTTAAGCACCTTAGTTGATAAAAAATATTGTGAAAAATTAGAAAATAAATTTCACCCCACTCAGTTGGGTAAAATTGTTAATGAATTGTTGGTGGGCAGTTTCCCTGAAATCCTCGATGTAAAATTCACCGCCCAGATGGAAGATAAACTAGACGAAATCGAAGAAGGCAAACGCCAGTGGGTGGCAACGTTGCACGAGTTTTATCAACCCTTTGCAAAGACCTTGAGCCTTGCCAAAACCAACATGAAAAATATCAAGAAACAAGAGATTGCCACGGAGTATTCTTGTGAAAAATGTGGCAAGCCCATGGTGGTAAAATGGGGGCGGCATGGGGAATTTTTAGCCTGCGTGGGTTACCCCGATTGCAAGTCTACCAAAGAGATCAAACGCAAAGACGATGGGGGTATTGCGGTGCAAGCAACTCCCACCACCGATGAGGTTTGTGAAAAATGTGGTAGCCCCATGGTGGTAAAGCGCGGCCGCTTTGGGCAATTTTTGGCCTGCTCCAAATATCCCGATTGTAAAAGTACCAAGGCCATCAGCATGGGGGTTGCGTGCCCCGACTGTGGCAAGCCATTGTCGGAGCGTCGCACCAAACGTGGCAAACCTTTTTATGGTTGCACCGGCTACCCCAATTGCAAATTTGCCTTGTGGGATAAACCCGTCAAAGACAAGCCCTGCCCCCAATGCCAAGCGCCCTTTTTGCTAGCCAAATTTAGCAAGCGCGATGGGCAAAAGTTCGTGTGCTATAAAAAAGAATGCGGGTATGAAGAAAAACAAAACTCCTAG
- a CDS encoding ribbon-helix-helix protein, CopG family, with the protein MSVAVSVRIPKKMANWLAKLANNTERSRSYHVQRALEEYMEDCADLQIALERLRDPHDRLIPSKEFKKKLGL; encoded by the coding sequence ATGAGCGTAGCTGTATCCGTTCGGATTCCAAAAAAAATGGCAAATTGGTTGGCAAAGTTGGCTAATAACACAGAACGTAGCCGCTCTTACCATGTGCAGCGTGCTTTAGAAGAATACATGGAAGATTGTGCAGATTTGCAGATTGCGCTTGAACGTCTCCGTGATCCACATGATCGCCTCATTCCCAGTAAAGAGTTTAAAAAGAAACTTGGTCTATAA
- a CDS encoding type II toxin-antitoxin system RelE/ParE family toxin has translation MVYKIYYKSSVEKDLERLDKSEQLRIVKKIESQLRNNPLLCPMLHGRLAGLRKLRVGDYRVIYSVMDDHVWVLRIANRKDVYR, from the coding sequence TTGGTCTATAAAATATACTACAAAAGTTCGGTAGAGAAAGATCTAGAACGACTAGACAAGTCAGAGCAGCTTCGCATTGTTAAAAAAATTGAAAGTCAACTAAGGAATAATCCACTTCTCTGTCCAATGTTGCATGGTAGGCTTGCAGGTCTAAGAAAGTTGCGAGTAGGAGATTACCGAGTGATCTATTCAGTCATGGATGATCATGTTTGGGTTTTACGGATTGCAAACCGCAAGGATGTTTATCGATAG
- a CDS encoding OmpA family protein yields MASLKKDGREDRAALSAFTAAINSDLNDHWTEYIEASTQLKRMHAYVEKVRAGTLSFPVALDGKLDAEGKKTAKAFMTAFGGVYGNLAAEFVNQTHTAEVFSGKLSPDPASPLTAEELEEIKTKGIVIRAHTSGEANAVHNLHLSARRAIAAKLYLMAQGIPADRIKIYAFGELMPRFAEVGNKKTKDYFRELNRRIEYYFDDGSVPQFNIAPASIGGGAEAAPDVPEGTDAEDAPRDTRTPAQKAMAQANRAFQLATQAEKTLASNKPAALRLADRAIAAAQAVITANKDPDATTKADEALTKAQAAKAKAEAPAEAPVPD; encoded by the coding sequence TGCCTTTACGGCAGCCATCAATAGTGATCTCAATGATCATTGGACAGAATACATCGAAGCTTCAACCCAGCTTAAACGTATGCATGCCTATGTAGAAAAAGTGCGGGCAGGCACACTGAGTTTCCCAGTAGCACTTGATGGCAAACTCGATGCAGAGGGCAAAAAGACTGCTAAGGCCTTCATGACCGCTTTTGGTGGCGTTTACGGAAATCTCGCCGCAGAATTCGTTAACCAAACCCACACAGCCGAAGTCTTTTCAGGTAAACTCTCCCCAGATCCTGCTAGTCCTTTAACCGCCGAAGAACTTGAAGAAATCAAAACAAAAGGCATTGTGATTCGTGCCCATACCAGTGGCGAAGCCAATGCCGTGCACAACCTGCACCTCTCTGCTCGCCGAGCCATTGCTGCAAAACTTTATTTAATGGCTCAAGGCATCCCCGCTGATCGCATTAAGATCTATGCCTTTGGCGAACTCATGCCTCGCTTTGCCGAAGTGGGTAATAAGAAAACCAAGGACTACTTCCGCGAACTCAATCGCCGCATTGAATATTATTTTGATGACGGTTCGGTGCCACAATTCAACATCGCCCCCGCCAGCATTGGCGGAGGCGCTGAAGCAGCCCCAGATGTGCCAGAAGGGACAGATGCAGAAGACGCACCCCGTGACACCCGCACCCCTGCACAAAAGGCCATGGCACAAGCCAATCGTGCCTTTCAATTAGCCACTCAGGCAGAAAAAACCTTAGCCAGCAATAAGCCTGCCGCCCTACGTTTAGCCGATCGAGCCATTGCTGCGGCACAAGCTGTTATTACCGCCAATAAAGACCCAGATGCAACAACCAAGGCTGATGAAGCTTTAACCAAGGCTCAAGCCGCTAAAGCAAAGGCTGAAGCACCAGCTGAAGCGCCTGTGCCAGACTAA